A genomic stretch from Xanthocytophaga agilis includes:
- a CDS encoding AMP nucleosidase, whose amino-acid sequence MNTKDEIVKDWLPRYTGVPLSEFGEYILLTNFHNYVEMFAEKFGVEIKGHGKPMQTATAENITIINFGMGSAMAATVMDLLSAIEPKAALFLGKCGGLKKTKLGDLVLPIAAIRGEGTGNDYMPPEIPALPSFRLQRAVSSMIKKHELDYWTGTVYTTNRRVWEHDEKFKEYLRDVRAMAIDMETATIFIVGFANSIPHGALLLVSDNPMTPEGVKTSESDKKVTSSFAKKHLEIGIDALVELANSGESVKHLKFE is encoded by the coding sequence ATGAATACAAAAGATGAAATAGTAAAAGATTGGTTACCCCGCTATACGGGGGTGCCTTTGAGCGAGTTTGGTGAGTATATTCTACTAACCAATTTTCACAATTATGTTGAGATGTTTGCTGAAAAGTTTGGCGTAGAGATCAAAGGACATGGGAAGCCTATGCAAACAGCTACAGCCGAGAACATTACCATCATCAATTTTGGGATGGGAAGTGCGATGGCGGCTACCGTGATGGACCTTTTATCGGCCATAGAACCTAAAGCTGCTCTTTTCTTAGGAAAATGTGGTGGATTAAAGAAAACCAAATTGGGAGATCTGGTCCTGCCTATTGCTGCTATCAGAGGAGAAGGTACCGGAAATGATTACATGCCTCCGGAAATTCCTGCATTACCATCGTTTCGTTTACAACGGGCGGTTTCGTCTATGATCAAAAAGCATGAACTTGATTATTGGACTGGAACGGTATATACTACCAATCGCCGCGTATGGGAGCATGATGAAAAGTTTAAAGAATACCTGAGAGATGTCAGAGCCATGGCTATTGATATGGAAACAGCAACCATCTTTATTGTAGGATTTGCCAATTCCATTCCACATGGTGCACTATTACTGGTGTCGGATAACCCTATGACACCTGAAGGTGTAAAAACCTCTGAGAGTGACAAAAAAGTAACGTCTAGTTTTGCCAAGAAACATCTGGAAATTGGTATTGATGCGTTGGTTGAATTAGCCAATTCTGGTGAGTCAGTGAAACACCTGAAATTTGAGTAA
- a CDS encoding GMC family oxidoreductase, producing the protein MNLNLKAEDQHTYDAIVIGSGISGGWAAKELTEKGLRVLLLERGKDVKHIEDYTTANTQIWEFPHRGRLTLGQKEGRPVQTREGSYPYNEQNGNFWADDLANPYIEEKRFDWYRGYQVGGKSLTWGRQCYRWSDLDFEANIKEGIGTDWPIRYKDLVPWYEYVEKFVGISGAIEGLDVLPDSIFLPPMEMNCVEKEVKQRIEKSFAGRKMIMGRAAHLTQPGKIQLDLGRSQCQYRNQCSRGCVYGGYFSTNAATLPAAMKTGKLTLRPFSIVHSIIYDDKLGKAKGVRIVDAQTKESSEYFAKIIFVNASAINSAYILLNSTSDRFPNGLGNESGELGHNLMDHHSRVGASGVMEGFEDKYYYGQRANGIYIPRFRNVGSDKRDYLRGFGYQGGASRQGWARGVAEMSFGADFKEQLTKPGPWTMGLSSFGEHLPDHRNYVYLDKSKKDPYGLPMLVIDCEYRDNEKKMRIDMMNDAAEMLEAAGLKDVKGYDRGGVPGQSKHEMGTARMGTSSKNSVLNKNNQVWGCENVFVTDGAAMASSSCVNPSLTYMALTARAVDFAVKELNKQNI; encoded by the coding sequence ATGAATCTTAATCTGAAAGCAGAAGACCAGCATACCTATGATGCCATTGTAATAGGTTCAGGTATCAGTGGGGGCTGGGCAGCGAAAGAACTGACTGAGAAAGGACTTCGGGTACTGTTACTGGAACGGGGTAAGGATGTCAAACATATTGAAGATTATACCACTGCCAATACACAAATTTGGGAATTTCCGCATAGAGGACGTTTGACTCTTGGCCAGAAAGAGGGACGGCCTGTGCAAACCCGGGAAGGAAGCTATCCTTATAATGAGCAGAATGGCAATTTCTGGGCTGATGATTTGGCTAATCCATATATAGAGGAGAAACGGTTTGACTGGTATCGGGGTTACCAGGTAGGTGGTAAATCACTAACTTGGGGGCGACAATGTTACAGATGGAGTGATCTGGATTTTGAAGCAAATATAAAGGAAGGTATAGGGACAGATTGGCCAATCCGTTATAAAGATTTGGTCCCCTGGTATGAGTATGTAGAAAAGTTTGTAGGCATTAGCGGTGCTATTGAAGGGTTGGATGTGCTTCCAGATAGCATATTTCTGCCTCCTATGGAGATGAACTGTGTAGAGAAAGAAGTAAAACAACGTATTGAAAAAAGCTTTGCTGGACGAAAGATGATTATGGGACGGGCTGCCCACCTGACTCAACCTGGCAAGATACAACTGGATCTGGGACGTTCGCAATGTCAGTATCGGAATCAGTGTAGCAGAGGATGTGTATATGGCGGATACTTTAGTACCAATGCTGCTACTTTACCTGCTGCGATGAAAACAGGTAAGCTAACCTTGCGACCTTTTTCCATTGTACATTCTATTATCTATGATGATAAACTAGGCAAGGCAAAAGGAGTACGTATTGTAGATGCTCAAACAAAGGAATCCAGTGAATATTTTGCTAAGATCATCTTTGTGAATGCATCTGCTATTAATAGTGCCTATATTCTTTTAAATTCTACTTCTGATCGTTTTCCGAATGGTTTGGGAAATGAAAGCGGCGAATTAGGACATAATCTAATGGATCACCATTCACGTGTGGGTGCTTCCGGCGTAATGGAGGGGTTTGAAGATAAATACTATTATGGGCAACGGGCAAATGGTATTTATATACCTCGATTTCGGAATGTGGGTAGCGACAAACGGGATTATCTACGCGGATTTGGCTATCAGGGTGGTGCCAGCCGACAAGGTTGGGCAAGAGGAGTGGCCGAAATGAGTTTTGGTGCTGATTTTAAAGAGCAACTCACAAAACCAGGTCCATGGACAATGGGATTGTCTTCCTTTGGCGAACACTTGCCAGATCATAGAAATTATGTGTATCTGGATAAAAGTAAAAAAGATCCTTATGGCTTGCCTATGTTGGTGATTGATTGTGAGTATCGGGACAATGAAAAGAAAATGCGTATCGATATGATGAATGATGCGGCTGAAATGCTCGAAGCTGCTGGACTGAAAGATGTGAAAGGGTATGATAGAGGAGGTGTACCTGGACAAAGCAAACACGAGATGGGTACGGCTCGTATGGGCACAAGTTCTAAAAACTCAGTTCTGAATAAGAACAATCAGGTATGGGGTTGTGAAAACGTTTTCGTAACAGATGGAGCTGCGATGGCTTCTTCTTCCTGTGTAAACCCCTCATTAACGTATATGGCATTGACTGCCCGTGCTGTTGATTTTGCTGTTAAGGAACTCAATAAGCAAAATATATAA
- a CDS encoding GMC family oxidoreductase yields MNLNIKADGQFTYDAIVVGSGISGGWAAKELTEKGLKVVMLERGRDIKHVSGYETAMKNPWDFPHRGRLTNLAKEEYWANVRTGYTANEEWRHHFENDKENPYLEKRPFDWIRGYHVGGRSLMWGRQSYRWNEEDFLANAKEGIGTDWPIRYKDLAPWYDYVEKFAGISGSIEGLDVLPDGKFLPPMQMNCVEKEVKGLVEKNFAGRKIIIGRVAHLTQPQQFHTELGRAQCQYRNLCMRGCPFGAYFSTQAATLPAAMKTGNLTLVPDSIVSEVIYDEASGKAKGVRVINQHDPKDVKEYYAKIIFLNASAIASTAILLNSKSKRFPNGLGNESDQLGRNVMDHHLAVGAGGRFEGMLDKYYYGRRANGVYIPRYRNWGSDKRDYLRGFGYQGGASRGGWGRGTGMVGFGAEFKESLTEPGEWGMNIGGFGEVLPNPDNRMTLSPDQKDKWGLPLVNFDAAYGENERKMRIDMMNDAAEMLEAAGLKDVTPYNDESKHLGIGIHEMGTARMGTSPKNSVLNKNNQVWGCENVFVTDGAAMTSASCVNPSLTYMALTARAADFAVKELKKQNL; encoded by the coding sequence ATGAACTTAAATATAAAAGCAGATGGCCAGTTTACCTATGATGCCATTGTTGTAGGCTCAGGTATTAGTGGAGGTTGGGCTGCCAAAGAATTAACTGAAAAAGGCTTGAAAGTTGTTATGTTGGAACGAGGCCGGGATATTAAGCACGTATCTGGATATGAAACAGCCATGAAAAATCCATGGGATTTTCCGCATCGGGGAAGATTAACCAATCTGGCTAAAGAAGAGTATTGGGCTAATGTGCGTACAGGCTATACAGCCAATGAAGAATGGCGTCATCATTTTGAAAACGATAAAGAAAATCCTTATCTAGAAAAACGTCCGTTTGACTGGATTCGTGGATATCATGTAGGCGGTCGTTCACTGATGTGGGGGCGTCAGAGCTACCGTTGGAATGAAGAAGATTTTCTGGCTAATGCGAAAGAGGGTATAGGTACTGACTGGCCAATCCGTTATAAAGATCTGGCTCCCTGGTATGATTACGTAGAAAAATTTGCAGGTATCAGTGGTTCTATAGAAGGTTTGGATGTATTGCCTGATGGTAAATTTTTACCTCCTATGCAAATGAACTGTGTAGAGAAAGAGGTAAAGGGTTTGGTAGAGAAAAATTTTGCCGGACGTAAAATTATTATTGGTCGTGTAGCTCACCTGACTCAGCCACAACAGTTTCATACAGAGTTAGGGAGAGCACAATGCCAGTACCGTAACCTATGTATGAGAGGTTGTCCGTTTGGGGCATACTTCAGTACACAAGCAGCAACATTGCCTGCTGCGATGAAAACAGGTAATCTCACTCTTGTGCCAGATTCTATCGTTTCTGAAGTTATTTATGATGAGGCTTCTGGTAAGGCAAAAGGAGTTCGGGTAATCAATCAGCATGATCCCAAAGATGTGAAGGAATATTATGCGAAAATCATATTCCTGAATGCCTCTGCTATTGCTTCTACTGCCATCCTGCTGAACTCTAAATCCAAGCGTTTCCCGAATGGATTAGGAAATGAAAGTGACCAGTTGGGACGTAACGTTATGGATCACCATCTGGCTGTAGGTGCAGGCGGGCGCTTTGAAGGTATGTTAGATAAATACTATTATGGACGTCGTGCCAATGGTGTTTATATACCTCGTTACCGCAACTGGGGTAGCGACAAACGGGATTATCTGCGTGGATTTGGCTATCAGGGTGGTGCTAGTCGTGGAGGCTGGGGCCGCGGAACAGGTATGGTAGGATTTGGAGCTGAGTTCAAAGAAAGTCTGACAGAACCAGGAGAATGGGGAATGAACATCGGAGGATTTGGTGAAGTGTTACCTAATCCAGACAACCGGATGACATTATCTCCTGATCAGAAAGACAAATGGGGACTTCCATTGGTAAACTTTGATGCTGCATATGGTGAAAACGAACGCAAAATGCGTATCGATATGATGAATGATGCTGCTGAGATGCTCGAGGCTGCTGGACTGAAAGATGTGACGCCATACAATGATGAGTCTAAACACCTGGGTATTGGTATTCACGAGATGGGTACGGCTCGTATGGGAACGAGTCCTAAAAACTCAGTACTGAACAAGAACAATCAGGTATGGGGTTGTGAAAACGTTTTCGTAACAGATGGAGCTGCGATGACATCTGCTTCTTGTGTGAATCCATCATTAACGTATATGGCATTGACTGCCCGTGCTGCTGATTTTGCTGTTAAGGAACTTAAAAAACAAAATCTATAA
- a CDS encoding gluconate 2-dehydrogenase subunit 3 family protein, translating to MNRRDAIARVAALMGTTLSAPTLLAVMEGCNSAATKETAALSFTPDTLTLIGEIAETIIPKTGTPGAKEAGVADFIKLMLTDCYTDDDRQAFFEGLKDVDDKSQKAYSKSFVSLAANERNEVFKQVEKDALDERTKRDEEAKKEKERPKQGLDKEISEEKSESPKPKSPIFYFTMKDLTLLGYFTSEVGATQALAYVAIPGRYDGCVDLKPGQKAWVI from the coding sequence TTGAATAGAAGAGATGCCATTGCCAGAGTGGCTGCCCTTATGGGTACAACACTTTCGGCACCCACTTTACTGGCAGTAATGGAAGGCTGCAATTCTGCTGCTACAAAAGAAACTGCCGCATTGTCTTTTACTCCTGATACGTTGACGTTGATCGGTGAAATTGCAGAAACGATCATTCCTAAAACAGGTACACCTGGTGCAAAAGAAGCAGGAGTTGCAGACTTTATTAAGCTGATGCTAACCGATTGCTACACGGATGATGATCGTCAGGCTTTTTTTGAAGGATTAAAGGATGTAGATGACAAAAGTCAGAAAGCGTATAGCAAATCCTTTGTAAGTCTGGCTGCCAATGAACGTAATGAAGTATTCAAACAGGTAGAAAAGGATGCGCTTGACGAAAGAACCAAACGGGATGAGGAAGCTAAAAAAGAAAAAGAACGTCCAAAACAAGGATTGGACAAAGAGATTAGTGAAGAGAAAAGTGAGTCTCCAAAGCCAAAATCTCCTATTTTCTACTTTACCATGAAAGACCTGACGTTGTTAGGTTATTTCACATCAGAGGTAGGTGCAACACAAGCATTAGCGTATGTGGCTATTCCTGGCAGATACGATGGCTGCGTTGACCTGAAACCAGGGCAGAAAGCCTGGGTGATCTAA
- the trxA gene encoding thioredoxin, producing the protein MSFQEIINAETPVLVDFYATWCGPCKVQAPILEDLSKRVGDQARILKIDVDKNPAVADKYGIQGVPTLMIFKNGKVVWRQSGVMQSNQLQKVLQQYI; encoded by the coding sequence ATGAGCTTTCAGGAGATAATTAATGCTGAGACACCTGTACTAGTTGATTTTTATGCAACCTGGTGTGGTCCATGTAAAGTACAAGCACCTATTTTAGAAGATTTGTCAAAACGAGTAGGAGATCAGGCCCGTATTCTTAAAATAGATGTAGATAAAAATCCGGCTGTAGCTGATAAGTATGGAATTCAGGGAGTACCTACACTGATGATATTTAAAAACGGAAAAGTAGTATGGCGTCAGTCAGGTGTTATGCAGTCTAATCAATTGCAAAAAGTACTCCAGCAATATATATGA
- a CDS encoding phospholipid carrier-dependent glycosyltransferase, with product MKLINKLVTLNSLITGFFLIYLFVGIFSFTDYGISFDEKTNRMNGLVSAKYTIKKLGINVPLGDQKAIPDLYDYKDQDYGVIFDLPMLIIEKLLKCNVKDSFRLRHFFTFLIFFISTIYFYKTAILITNQRLLALLVTLFLIVSPRIFAESFYNSKDIVCLAFFIITTYYLLLFSESFTLNYCFWLSLFTSMAICTRVVALMVPLIIVFVSIQALVEKKYTPRKILLNTFICLSLILFFSILFWPFLWEDPFSNIATVFKNMKQFRWKNSVLYMGMYVPAGDLPKHYIPVYILITTPILYSLFFFLGIGESVIRFIKDPKHIFASKNRTILILLALFTGPLLAIIILDSVVYDGWRQLYFIYGAYLLIALKGIQWLYAQLVKNERIKWISLFVLSLVSFNVCYTIYWMIKNHPYQNVYFNTLAGRNIEKNFERDYWGLSYKQALEYIVAHDSSSSIHIICNLPPGITNTIFLDPKDKSRISIETIDPEKRAQTLPKDLSCDYFITEFRYISDPTPFYKELFSVNVDDFKVVAIYDGKSLLSK from the coding sequence ATGAAATTAATAAATAAGCTTGTTACACTCAATAGCTTGATTACTGGTTTTTTTCTAATATATCTTTTTGTAGGAATTTTCTCATTTACAGATTATGGTATTTCCTTTGATGAAAAAACAAATCGAATGAATGGACTTGTATCTGCTAAATATACAATCAAAAAGTTAGGTATAAATGTTCCTTTGGGAGATCAGAAAGCTATTCCTGATTTATATGATTATAAAGACCAAGACTATGGTGTGATTTTTGACTTACCTATGTTAATCATTGAAAAGCTTCTAAAATGTAATGTAAAGGATAGCTTTAGATTAAGACATTTTTTTACTTTCCTAATATTTTTTATTTCTACAATTTACTTTTACAAAACAGCAATACTTATAACTAATCAAAGGTTACTGGCTCTTTTGGTTACTTTGTTTCTGATTGTAAGCCCTCGCATTTTCGCTGAATCTTTTTATAATAGCAAAGACATTGTGTGCTTAGCTTTTTTTATAATTACAACATATTATCTTCTTTTATTCTCAGAAAGTTTTACATTAAATTATTGCTTTTGGCTTAGTTTGTTTACGTCAATGGCTATTTGTACCCGAGTAGTAGCATTGATGGTTCCCTTAATTATTGTTTTTGTATCTATTCAGGCTTTGGTAGAAAAGAAATATACTCCCCGGAAAATCCTGTTGAATACATTTATTTGTTTGAGTCTTATTCTGTTCTTCTCTATATTATTCTGGCCTTTTTTATGGGAAGATCCTTTTTCAAACATTGCTACAGTATTTAAGAATATGAAACAGTTCAGATGGAAAAATTCTGTCTTATATATGGGTATGTATGTACCTGCAGGAGATTTGCCAAAACACTACATTCCTGTTTATATTCTTATTACAACACCAATACTTTATAGTCTTTTCTTTTTTCTAGGTATTGGCGAAAGTGTTATACGATTTATAAAAGATCCCAAACACATATTTGCTAGTAAGAACCGTACAATACTTATATTATTGGCTTTGTTTACAGGTCCGCTTTTAGCCATAATAATACTTGATTCTGTTGTCTATGATGGATGGCGCCAGCTATATTTTATTTATGGTGCATATTTGTTAATAGCTTTAAAAGGAATTCAATGGCTTTATGCACAGTTAGTAAAAAATGAAAGAATTAAATGGATTTCTTTATTTGTCCTGTCGTTGGTTTCTTTTAACGTATGCTATACTATTTATTGGATGATAAAGAACCACCCCTATCAAAATGTATATTTTAATACTTTGGCAGGGCGGAATATTGAGAAGAATTTTGAACGAGATTACTGGGGTTTATCCTATAAACAAGCCTTAGAATATATTGTAGCTCATGATTCTTCCTCTTCTATACATATTATATGTAATTTACCTCCTGGAATTACTAATACAATATTTCTGGATCCGAAAGATAAAAGTAGAATAAGTATCGAAACTATTGATCCTGAAAAGAGAGCTCAAACTTTGCCTAAAGATTTGTCATGCGACTATTTTATTACTGAATTTCGTTATATATCAGATCCTACTCCTTTTTACAAAGAACTTTTCTCTGTTAATGTTGATGATTTTAAGGTTGTTGCTATTTATGATGGAAAGAGCTTGTTGAGTAAATAA
- a CDS encoding arginine deiminase family protein, translated as MLVTTSHSQKTSHQVNVSSEIGTLRRVIVHSPDSGLGKVVPSKAQDWLFEDIVHLDTMRREEYDLYIKILLYFLDPQKVKGKISTIDAPENSRNFYKPEHPDYFNSNKVIDPQSLLSHILEDEKVRIRLLAAICAVERCSYTTQEYLTTLPSKELSKTLISGTLPDKSMIFAPIPNFIFTRDIGITINDHILLNKPAKIARTREALLTQYIFHNHPIFVHLKDKIIEIPESEHHFLLPDGEKDYKRATLEGGDVMMVSPNHLLIGLSERTSPYAVNQVIKILFEKEVVEKITVIKIPKKRDFMHIDTIFTQVKQNVWVLLGTLSREGEELEKRDFMESLQEVKPSEKLKIMQFVKGYGDKPVHYEYLEDLLDDISQNDLGCKEQTVFVYSGNNEFPFGAREQWTDSCNLLTIKEGVSIAYDRNDKTIEAFKQAGFEAIGAAELLDQFEKGTITPEEVENTIILLPSAELSRARGGSHCMSMPLLRDPIQ; from the coding sequence ATGTTAGTGACTACATCACATTCACAGAAAACCAGCCATCAGGTTAATGTATCATCCGAGATAGGAACACTTCGCCGCGTTATTGTACACAGCCCTGACAGTGGTCTGGGTAAGGTTGTACCATCAAAGGCTCAGGATTGGTTGTTTGAAGATATTGTTCATCTGGATACCATGCGTCGTGAAGAATATGACCTATATATTAAGATATTGCTTTATTTTCTCGATCCACAGAAAGTAAAAGGAAAGATTAGTACGATTGATGCTCCGGAAAATAGCAGAAACTTTTATAAGCCTGAACACCCTGATTATTTTAACTCCAATAAGGTTATAGATCCTCAATCTCTCCTTTCTCATATACTGGAAGATGAAAAAGTAAGAATCCGTTTGCTTGCAGCTATATGTGCAGTTGAAAGATGTTCTTACACTACACAAGAATATCTAACAACGCTGCCATCCAAAGAATTATCCAAAACACTTATATCTGGGACATTACCTGATAAATCTATGATTTTTGCTCCTATTCCTAATTTCATTTTTACAAGGGATATTGGCATTACCATTAATGATCATATTCTACTGAATAAACCTGCTAAGATAGCCAGGACACGGGAAGCATTATTAACCCAATATATTTTCCATAATCACCCCATTTTTGTTCATCTGAAAGATAAAATAATAGAGATACCTGAGAGCGAACACCATTTCCTGCTTCCTGACGGTGAAAAAGATTACAAACGGGCAACACTCGAGGGAGGAGATGTAATGATGGTTAGCCCTAATCATCTACTTATCGGTCTTAGTGAACGGACCTCACCTTATGCAGTGAACCAGGTTATCAAGATCTTGTTTGAAAAAGAAGTTGTTGAGAAAATTACGGTTATCAAAATACCTAAGAAAAGAGATTTTATGCATATTGATACCATCTTTACACAGGTAAAACAAAACGTTTGGGTACTTCTGGGGACATTGTCCAGAGAAGGAGAAGAACTGGAGAAGCGGGATTTTATGGAAAGCCTGCAAGAAGTAAAGCCGTCAGAGAAACTTAAAATTATGCAGTTTGTTAAAGGATACGGAGACAAACCTGTACACTATGAGTATCTGGAGGATCTGCTGGACGACATTAGCCAGAATGATCTTGGGTGTAAGGAACAAACTGTTTTTGTATATTCGGGCAACAATGAGTTTCCGTTTGGTGCCAGAGAACAATGGACGGATTCCTGCAATCTGTTAACTATCAAAGAGGGAGTTTCTATCGCCTACGACCGGAATGATAAAACCATAGAAGCCTTTAAACAAGCTGGCTTTGAAGCAATAGGAGCAGCAGAATTACTCGATCAGTTTGAAAAGGGAACTATTACGCCCGAAGAAGTTGAAAATACTATCATTTTACTTCCTTCAGCCGAGCTTTCACGAGCCAGAGGAGGATCTCACTGTATGAGTATGCCATTGTTGAGAGATCCTATTCAATAA
- the ctlX gene encoding citrulline utilization hydrolase CtlX produces MANDSIHNFQQTTSHILMIRPVRFAFNEQTAESNAFQDATATEDPETVQSKALREFDMMVDNLRGFGIDVTIIEDTPDPHTPDAIFPNNWISFHQTGNGTVYLYPMQAHNRRLERRMDIIEMLKRRYHISQIVDLSHFESEDKFLEGTGSLVLDRDYRIAYACLSPRTHEELLKEFAQKMDYRVVSFHATDEHNKPIYHTNVIMCIGEQFAVICLECIQDEKERYHVRKTLEETNKEIIELSIEQVNRFAGNMLQLRTRKGERLLVMSSQAYQALLPDQLRRLEKYTQITYTNLNTIERNGGGSARCMIAEVHLAPL; encoded by the coding sequence ATGGCAAACGATTCAATCCATAATTTCCAGCAAACTACCTCTCATATTCTGATGATTCGTCCAGTGAGATTTGCCTTCAATGAGCAAACGGCTGAAAGCAATGCATTTCAGGACGCTACAGCTACAGAAGATCCGGAAACTGTTCAGTCTAAAGCTCTACGGGAATTTGATATGATGGTAGACAATCTGCGGGGGTTTGGTATAGATGTTACCATTATAGAAGATACTCCTGACCCTCACACTCCTGATGCTATATTTCCTAATAACTGGATTTCATTTCACCAAACTGGCAATGGAACCGTTTATTTGTATCCTATGCAAGCCCATAATCGTCGCTTAGAACGGCGTATGGATATTATTGAGATGTTGAAACGGCGTTATCATATCTCTCAGATTGTAGACCTTTCTCACTTTGAGTCAGAAGATAAATTCTTGGAAGGAACCGGAAGTCTTGTACTGGATCGGGACTACCGTATTGCCTATGCCTGTCTGTCGCCACGTACTCATGAAGAATTACTCAAGGAGTTTGCACAAAAAATGGACTACCGGGTAGTATCCTTTCATGCAACAGATGAGCATAACAAACCAATCTATCACACCAATGTCATTATGTGTATTGGAGAGCAGTTTGCTGTTATTTGTCTGGAATGTATTCAGGATGAGAAAGAGCGTTATCACGTCAGAAAAACCTTGGAAGAAACCAACAAAGAAATCATCGAACTGAGTATTGAACAGGTAAATCGGTTTGCAGGAAACATGTTGCAATTACGTACCCGAAAAGGGGAAAGATTGCTGGTTATGTCATCTCAAGCCTATCAGGCCCTATTACCGGATCAGCTTCGACGCCTTGAAAAATATACTCAGATTACGTATACTAACCTAAATACCATTGAACGTAATGGAGGCGGTAGTGCACGTTGTATGATAGCCGAAGTTCACTTGGCTCCGTTATAG
- a CDS encoding ATP-binding protein, whose protein sequence is MAYLDLKEGRSALLERTTKAAFIVFILSGLPDMIFGSWGTLWYLVPGLPVCIIAYLLNRRGRGVLAGNVFAFGISLVIFFSAITLSSKSNAYLFYLPFVIGLPFLIDFRNKKLLLIHVSHITLFWLLLTFYDNSYYIVGDMPPSQLKIIGQVNMVLSVFFCQFFVFQIVNASRKAESAIVISEQQLRAQNENLKKGNQELDKFIYSVSHDLRSPVASILGLTNLGKQEENMAEMQEYTHLMKRSLLRMDSYILDILDYSRNTRLAVKQEEINLKEEIKSIVEGCCQREDNTAARVLIEVESKMKDAFYTDRYRLRIVLAKIISNAFYYHKPDRDPQIQISCHVLPLHVIIRIKDNGIGIASEDLEKIFTMFYRSNVTKPGSGLGLYIARETAGRIGGRISATSQEGVGSEFMISIPNLGRPLVA, encoded by the coding sequence ATGGCATACCTGGATCTAAAGGAGGGTAGGAGTGCATTATTGGAGAGAACAACCAAGGCCGCATTTATTGTATTTATCCTTAGTGGACTTCCGGATATGATCTTTGGATCATGGGGCACCCTTTGGTATCTGGTACCAGGATTGCCTGTATGTATCATTGCCTATCTTTTGAACAGAAGAGGTAGAGGTGTGCTGGCAGGTAATGTTTTTGCATTCGGTATTAGCCTGGTTATATTTTTTTCGGCAATTACACTCTCAAGTAAAAGCAATGCATATCTATTCTATTTGCCCTTTGTGATTGGGCTGCCTTTTTTAATAGATTTTCGCAACAAGAAACTATTGCTGATCCATGTTTCGCATATTACCCTTTTCTGGCTGCTTTTGACTTTTTATGATAATTCGTATTATATAGTTGGGGATATGCCACCTTCACAATTGAAAATCATTGGTCAGGTAAATATGGTTTTATCTGTGTTTTTCTGCCAGTTTTTTGTATTTCAGATTGTGAATGCGAGCCGTAAAGCAGAAAGTGCTATTGTTATTTCTGAACAGCAGTTACGGGCACAGAATGAGAACCTGAAAAAGGGTAATCAGGAACTAGATAAGTTTATTTACAGTGTAAGCCATGATTTGCGTTCTCCGGTTGCATCCATTCTTGGATTAACAAATCTGGGCAAGCAGGAAGAGAATATGGCAGAAATGCAGGAATATACTCATCTTATGAAACGTAGTTTACTTCGTATGGATAGCTATATTCTGGATATTCTGGATTATTCCCGTAATACCCGGCTGGCTGTGAAACAGGAAGAAATAAATTTAAAGGAAGAAATTAAAAGTATTGTAGAAGGTTGTTGTCAGAGAGAAGACAATACGGCTGCTCGCGTTTTAATAGAGGTAGAATCCAAGATGAAAGATGCCTTCTATACAGACAGATATCGTTTACGTATTGTTTTGGCCAAGATTATTTCCAATGCTTTTTATTATCATAAACCAGATAGAGATCCTCAGATACAGATCAGTTGTCATGTATTGCCACTGCATGTGATCATCCGTATAAAAGACAATGGAATTGGAATAGCCAGTGAAGATCTGGAAAAGATATTTACTATGTTTTATCGTTCTAATGTTACCAAACCAGGCTCTGGCTTAGGACTATACATAGCCCGTGAAACGGCAGGACGTATTGGAGGAAGAATCTCTGCCACTTCACAGGAAGGTGTAGGATCAGAGTTTATGATCAGTATTCCCAATCTGGGTCGACCCTTGGTGGCCTGA